From the Candidatus Amarolinea dominans genome, one window contains:
- a CDS encoding glycosyltransferase, producing MSPMRVLHLPVNIASQISITVRALRDVGVDARGLVLGSTIVQSPTGIQVFSLGSRKKPLQWITRRTAWDYSVLYEIWRSDVIHWHFALPALPRALDLKWARWLGKPGIVEFWGSDIRVPEEDERDNPYYARRGPDYEYRSVESRALSYTRQECFAKHGVRACLAIKPFSRYLKPGLFAKVYWSRGRVIMSEFQPRYPAPDNPHPILAHSPTAKVAKGTAAVLAAVETLKSQYDFEFRLIHNVPRAQALEMVQTCDIFLDQFVDGNGYGIAATEAMALGKPVVCYIKPSAVPLWPMDIPVINANQDNLAQMLEPLLQSAQLRYEIGKRSRVYAEEHHDAHKYAQWLVTVYQELIEQKRRHV from the coding sequence TTGAGCCCAATGCGTGTTCTTCATCTGCCTGTGAATATCGCTTCTCAAATCAGTATCACGGTGCGGGCCTTGCGTGATGTTGGTGTAGATGCCCGTGGCTTGGTGCTCGGCAGTACAATAGTGCAGAGTCCCACGGGGATCCAAGTCTTTTCGCTTGGCTCCCGCAAGAAGCCTTTGCAATGGATAACTCGCCGGACTGCCTGGGATTATTCGGTTCTCTACGAGATATGGCGCAGCGATGTCATTCATTGGCATTTTGCCCTGCCTGCTTTGCCGAGAGCCTTGGATTTGAAATGGGCGCGTTGGCTAGGCAAGCCTGGCATAGTCGAGTTTTGGGGTTCGGACATTCGCGTTCCAGAAGAGGATGAACGCGATAATCCTTACTATGCCCGGCGCGGCCCGGATTATGAATACCGTTCAGTTGAAAGTCGCGCGCTTTCCTATACTCGTCAGGAGTGCTTCGCCAAACATGGGGTGCGTGCGTGTCTTGCGATAAAGCCGTTCAGCCGGTATCTTAAACCTGGCCTCTTTGCCAAGGTTTATTGGAGCCGCGGGCGAGTCATCATGTCAGAATTTCAGCCTCGTTATCCGGCACCGGATAACCCGCATCCCATCCTGGCTCATAGTCCAACGGCCAAGGTAGCGAAAGGTACTGCGGCCGTCCTTGCTGCAGTGGAAACACTCAAGTCACAGTATGATTTTGAGTTTCGTTTGATCCACAATGTGCCCCGTGCGCAAGCGTTGGAGATGGTACAGACATGTGACATATTCTTGGATCAGTTTGTGGATGGAAACGGCTATGGGATAGCAGCGACGGAGGCTATGGCGCTAGGTAAGCCAGTAGTATGTTATATCAAGCCGTCAGCGGTACCGCTTTGGCCAATGGATATACCCGTTATCAACGCAAACCAAGATAACTTGGCACAGATGTTGGAACCATTGTTGCAGAGCGCACAGCTCCGTTATGAGATTGGTAAGCGCAGCCGTGTCTATGCCGAAGAGCATCATGACGCGCACAAATACGCACAGTGGCTGGTTACCGTCTATCAAGAACTGATCGAGCAAAAACGCCGCCATGTTTAA
- a CDS encoding ketoacyl-ACP synthase III yields the protein MRSSRILSTGMYVPTTIVTNADLATRVATSDEWIYSKLGIRERRIALSSECTSDLGAAAARQAIDRWGGNAESIGLIIVATATPDRIAPSTACIVQRKLGFFSSFAFDIAAVCSGFLFGMATAAQFVSTGVVDYALVIGADTFSRITDWTRRDCVFFGDGAGAVILGPGRPDEGFLSYSLHSDGRGQDAFTVRGGGSERPASLETIQMGQHYFEMNGAEVYRNGIEKVPATILESLSKVGLTCNDIDWIIPHQPSIRILQDSAQLLGVPFSKFCTSMERYANTSGGTIPIVLNESFEEGKFKPGDILAFAAIGSGWTWGSIIYRWV from the coding sequence ATGCGTTCATCGAGAATTCTCAGCACTGGCATGTATGTGCCGACAACAATCGTTACGAATGCCGATCTGGCAACCAGAGTTGCTACGAGTGACGAATGGATTTATTCTAAACTTGGCATTCGCGAACGTCGCATTGCCCTCTCTAGTGAATGCACGTCAGACTTGGGCGCTGCTGCGGCTCGTCAAGCTATCGATCGGTGGGGTGGGAACGCCGAGTCCATTGGGCTAATTATCGTTGCCACGGCAACGCCCGATCGCATTGCGCCGTCAACCGCGTGTATTGTGCAGAGAAAACTAGGCTTCTTCTCTTCGTTTGCATTTGATATTGCTGCGGTTTGCTCTGGTTTTTTGTTTGGCATGGCGACAGCTGCGCAGTTCGTATCAACAGGCGTTGTTGATTATGCATTGGTTATAGGGGCAGATACTTTTTCACGGATTACAGACTGGACTAGACGAGATTGTGTGTTTTTTGGGGATGGAGCTGGGGCGGTAATTCTGGGCCCTGGCCGCCCCGATGAAGGTTTTTTGTCATATTCATTGCACTCTGATGGTCGTGGACAAGATGCGTTCACGGTTAGAGGCGGAGGCTCCGAGCGACCAGCTTCGCTAGAGACTATTCAAATGGGGCAGCACTATTTCGAGATGAATGGAGCAGAAGTCTATAGAAACGGGATTGAAAAGGTACCGGCAACGATACTTGAATCGCTATCAAAGGTCGGGCTGACGTGCAATGATATTGATTGGATTATTCCCCACCAACCCAGTATTCGAATCCTGCAGGACAGCGCACAACTCCTTGGCGTTCCATTCTCAAAGTTTTGCACGAGTATGGAGCGTTACGCAAACACATCGGGGGGAACCATACCGATCGTTTTGAACGAATCTTTTGAAGAAGGCAAATTTAAGCCTGGCGATATTTTGGCTTTTGCGGCTATCGGTAGCGGTTGGACGTGGGGTAGTATCATATATCGATGGGTATAG
- the fabG gene encoding 3-oxoacyl-ACP reductase FabG → MEFQELRGKVALITGASSGLGRHIAHELAHNGADVVLHYYSRLEDTVELSSQLSAQWNVNTTVLQADVSDEKAVQAMVASAQERFGRIDILIGAAGISIDAITWKMSLDAWQKVIAVNLTGAFLCCKHVVPLMRSQGWGRIVLLSSVVAQLGVPGTVAYAASKAGLFGLTRTLSKEVVKSGITVNCLALGYFAEGMMLQLPAEVQEQITMNIPMKRLGRGQEVAATVEFLCGSGADYLTGQIISINGGLFL, encoded by the coding sequence ATGGAGTTCCAAGAGCTGCGTGGAAAAGTTGCATTGATTACCGGAGCGTCAAGTGGATTAGGACGCCACATTGCCCATGAGCTGGCACACAATGGCGCAGACGTGGTTCTTCATTACTATTCCCGTCTTGAGGACACTGTTGAGCTTTCTTCACAGCTGTCAGCGCAGTGGAATGTCAACACGACGGTTCTACAAGCTGACGTTTCAGATGAAAAAGCGGTACAGGCAATGGTCGCATCAGCGCAGGAGCGATTTGGTCGAATTGATATACTGATAGGCGCGGCCGGCATCTCCATTGACGCCATTACTTGGAAGATGTCGCTTGACGCCTGGCAGAAAGTTATTGCAGTCAATTTGACCGGTGCATTTCTATGTTGCAAGCATGTTGTGCCTTTGATGCGTAGCCAGGGCTGGGGCCGGATCGTTTTGTTGTCTTCGGTAGTTGCGCAGCTGGGTGTGCCTGGAACAGTTGCATATGCTGCTTCTAAAGCAGGTCTTTTTGGTCTTACTCGGACTTTGTCTAAAGAAGTGGTCAAATCAGGGATAACCGTAAATTGCCTGGCACTTGGCTACTTTGCTGAAGGCATGATGCTGCAGCTACCAGCAGAGGTTCAAGAGCAAATTACTATGAATATTCCAATGAAGCGATTGGGCCGGGGCCAAGAGGTTGCTGCTACCGTCGAGTTTCTTTGCGGCTCAGGCGCAGATTATCTAACGGGGCAAATCATTTCTATCAATGGCGGCCTATTTTTGTAG
- a CDS encoding DegT/DnrJ/EryC1/StrS family aminotransferase: MLVTTYSWPATANVIELCGAQPVFIDIQPDTFNMDPARLDDALRRMMATPETARRVKAILPVHTFGQLADMPTIIALAERYGLPVIEDAACALGATLHGKQAGLWGVMGCFSFHPRKAVTTGEGGAITTNDPVVARKLRALRNHGQAPDAPAADFIMPGFNYRITEFQAALGVTQMAKLDRIIAARRRLAVRYDALLANTSLQPPIVSPDSQPVYQSYVALLPEYAAAGRGDLIQDLKRQGIEANIGTWHMPLTTYFRSRYGYRVGDFPATDQVFARSLTLPLHERLSEQEQREVVHALSQAMKA; the protein is encoded by the coding sequence GTGCTTGTCACCACCTATTCCTGGCCAGCCACCGCGAACGTGATCGAGTTGTGCGGAGCACAGCCGGTCTTCATCGACATCCAGCCGGACACATTCAATATGGATCCGGCTCGCCTGGATGATGCGTTGCGCCGAATGATGGCAACGCCTGAGACCGCGCGCCGGGTGAAGGCGATCCTGCCCGTTCACACCTTCGGCCAACTGGCCGACATGCCCACGATCATAGCGCTTGCGGAGCGCTATGGGCTGCCGGTGATTGAGGATGCAGCCTGTGCGTTGGGTGCCACCCTGCACGGCAAGCAGGCAGGCCTGTGGGGCGTCATGGGCTGCTTCAGTTTCCATCCTCGTAAGGCGGTCACCACCGGCGAGGGCGGAGCGATTACCACCAATGACCCTGTGGTGGCCCGCAAGCTGCGTGCGTTGCGAAATCACGGTCAAGCCCCCGATGCACCAGCGGCCGACTTCATCATGCCTGGTTTCAACTATCGAATCACCGAATTTCAGGCTGCCCTGGGGGTGACCCAGATGGCAAAGCTGGATCGGATCATCGCAGCCCGACGACGCCTGGCTGTTCGGTACGATGCGCTGTTAGCCAACACGTCCTTGCAGCCGCCGATCGTGAGTCCCGACAGCCAACCTGTTTACCAGTCTTACGTAGCATTGTTGCCTGAATACGCGGCGGCGGGACGAGGCGACCTGATCCAGGATCTGAAGCGTCAAGGTATCGAGGCCAATATCGGCACCTGGCATATGCCGCTCACAACTTACTTCCGCAGCCGCTATGGCTATCGAGTGGGTGATTTCCCCGCGACGGATCAGGTCTTCGCGAGATCCCTGACGTTGCCGTTGCACGAACGGTTATCAGAGCAAGAGCAGCGGGAGGTGGTTCACGCCCTCTCGCAGGCCATGAAGGCATGA
- a CDS encoding NAD-dependent epimerase/dehydratase family protein, producing the protein MNISGKTIFITGGAGFIGSTLIGRLVENNQIVAYDNLTRNSLAAKPYHDHPNLTLIRGDVLDFERLCQAMTGADIVVHCAAIAGIDTVIISPVTTMRVNMVGSANVLEAAMRLPHCERVVCFSTSEVFGQQAFRSSETDNAVMGKVGEARWTYAVSKLAEEHLAIAYFHEKQLPTVVVRPFNVYGPGQVGEGALRIFIQRALKDEPIEIHGDGTQIRAWCYVDDMADSVLLAMEHPKAVGESFNIGNQKAVVTIYGLANAVVRVLGSRSPIVFTRKDYADVELRIPSVSKARDVLGFEAKVDLDDGIRRTAEYYRSLGL; encoded by the coding sequence ATGAATATCTCTGGAAAGACGATCTTTATCACCGGGGGCGCCGGGTTCATCGGCTCCACCCTGATCGGCCGCTTAGTTGAAAACAACCAGATTGTGGCATATGACAATCTGACCCGCAACTCGCTGGCGGCTAAACCATACCATGACCACCCCAATCTGACGCTGATTCGGGGTGACGTGCTTGACTTCGAGAGGTTGTGTCAAGCAATGACCGGCGCAGACATTGTCGTTCACTGCGCCGCGATTGCGGGCATTGACACCGTGATTATAAGCCCTGTGACGACGATGCGGGTCAACATGGTTGGCTCGGCCAACGTCCTGGAAGCGGCCATGCGGCTGCCGCATTGCGAGCGAGTCGTGTGCTTCTCGACCAGCGAGGTTTTCGGGCAGCAGGCTTTCCGCTCATCTGAGACGGACAACGCGGTGATGGGCAAAGTAGGCGAGGCCCGGTGGACCTATGCAGTGAGCAAACTAGCCGAAGAACACCTAGCTATCGCCTACTTCCACGAGAAGCAGTTGCCAACTGTTGTGGTGCGTCCCTTCAACGTCTATGGACCAGGACAGGTAGGGGAAGGCGCTTTGCGTATCTTCATCCAGCGCGCCCTGAAGGATGAGCCGATCGAAATCCATGGGGATGGCACGCAGATTCGGGCCTGGTGTTATGTGGATGATATGGCGGATAGCGTGTTGCTGGCCATGGAGCATCCCAAAGCGGTTGGTGAATCGTTCAATATCGGCAATCAAAAGGCCGTAGTAACCATTTATGGTCTAGCAAACGCGGTGGTCCGAGTGTTGGGGTCGCGCTCGCCAATAGTCTTTACCCGCAAAGATTACGCTGATGTGGAATTACGCATCCCATCGGTGAGCAAGGCTCGCGATGTGCTGGGATTCGAGGCGAAAGTGGATCTGGACGATGGCATTCGCCGCACGGCCGAGTACTACAGGAGTCTGGGACTATGA
- a CDS encoding dienelactone hydrolase family protein, with protein MRNTDYTLEWVRFKGRFPDMELGGYLATPINGPEKMPAVLSFDGNYGLNRPFGLEAELQPYLNAYADQLARAGYIIFVPYVNSGLVDPWAAVIEAKSAGRRTIWNYLAPLYMSGVDYLLGLPNVDPARVTAYGISYGGVAALVTTVVDKRVSALVYSNPLEELTLFSADPIAARSPVWQTSLCRYFDQMRSLLVAPRWFIWENGELDANQSSEYVTQIPDRVSSIYRAIGLSTRFRLARHSGGREPSWVTVPILSSFMQVPQ; from the coding sequence TTGCGCAACACGGATTACACGTTGGAATGGGTGCGCTTCAAGGGACGTTTTCCGGATATGGAGTTGGGCGGCTATTTGGCTACACCTATCAATGGGCCAGAAAAAATGCCCGCCGTGTTGAGCTTCGATGGGAACTACGGCCTCAATCGGCCGTTTGGTCTCGAAGCGGAGTTACAGCCCTACCTAAACGCGTATGCCGATCAGTTAGCACGGGCCGGTTATATAATATTCGTACCCTATGTGAATAGTGGGTTGGTTGACCCCTGGGCTGCTGTCATCGAGGCAAAGTCTGCTGGTCGGCGTACGATTTGGAATTACTTGGCGCCGCTGTATATGAGCGGTGTAGATTACCTGCTGGGATTACCAAATGTGGACCCAGCCAGGGTTACTGCCTATGGTATCTCCTATGGAGGCGTTGCCGCTCTTGTCACGACTGTTGTTGACAAGCGGGTATCGGCCTTAGTTTACTCCAATCCTTTAGAGGAATTGACGCTTTTTTCAGCGGATCCAATTGCGGCTCGTTCGCCTGTCTGGCAAACCAGCTTGTGTCGCTACTTTGATCAAATGCGCTCATTGTTGGTGGCGCCTCGTTGGTTTATTTGGGAGAATGGCGAGTTGGATGCTAATCAATCATCGGAGTATGTCACGCAAATTCCGGATCGGGTGTCATCAATCTATCGCGCTATTGGTCTGAGTACGCGTTTCCGCTTGGCACGTCATTCGGGTGGCCGCGAGCCGTCCTGGGTAACGGTGCCGATTCTATCTTCCTTCATGCAGGTGCCTCAATGA
- a CDS encoding dienelactone hydrolase family protein yields MTPDPWNQQTRRQSLGQRYFEASGWIKLAIPLGGLAALFLLIEITVGDFGLIRRNAILAKPIPTAWVAPPTFTPIPTRTPLPTQPPVQVVTPTPLPIPEWQPSRTDLSALDYQVRNYLAQIECPQPKWNPDFTSPLNYQHSVQALREQLVARTGAMPQAPNGKIVNRRMLFMSDRYSIEWVQFAGRLPGVSVTGFLATPQGTSDPTPAIILLHGAGVPPHTLFGWRLPGDESFVGYPEASPMSTAGIAFAESGYTVFAPSISDDIAAASTWPFFPWHEIARWGALLNAKGKGDAFGLLVPQVMAAVDFLQAQPQVAHDKIALMGWAEGATLAGVTSALDDRIAATIWLDPLLDQKALYANPDQVSYGSAVSLLGCSFGQAELAALIAPRPLLSSYSPADPRFARQSVFVSQSVHDRIAQVHQSLGATLWFNERKATRKQQRRSRFQSSGWGRSSSMQAGHCRPRWPRRRRQPIGPIHSKLTTRSEQRSPHI; encoded by the coding sequence ATGACACCAGACCCATGGAACCAACAAACCAGACGACAATCACTTGGGCAGAGATATTTCGAGGCGTCCGGTTGGATCAAATTGGCTATACCTCTTGGCGGACTGGCAGCCTTATTCCTGCTCATTGAGATCACAGTCGGTGATTTCGGTCTTATTCGGCGTAACGCGATCTTAGCCAAACCAATCCCGACAGCCTGGGTGGCGCCCCCAACCTTTACACCAATTCCAACGCGCACGCCGCTCCCCACGCAGCCACCAGTCCAGGTCGTCACGCCGACGCCTCTGCCTATCCCTGAATGGCAGCCCTCCAGGACAGACCTCTCGGCGTTGGATTACCAGGTGAGGAATTATCTTGCCCAGATCGAGTGTCCACAGCCAAAGTGGAACCCGGACTTCACCTCACCGCTCAACTACCAGCATTCCGTGCAGGCGCTACGTGAGCAGTTGGTTGCCCGTACCGGGGCGATGCCCCAGGCGCCCAATGGCAAGATAGTCAATCGTCGGATGCTCTTTATGAGTGACCGTTATTCCATCGAATGGGTGCAGTTTGCTGGCCGTCTGCCAGGGGTATCCGTGACCGGTTTCCTTGCTACACCGCAGGGTACCAGCGATCCCACGCCCGCCATCATTCTGTTACACGGCGCCGGTGTGCCACCACACACACTTTTTGGCTGGCGGTTGCCAGGGGATGAGTCGTTTGTGGGATATCCAGAGGCATCTCCGATGAGCACCGCGGGAATTGCGTTTGCGGAGTCGGGTTACACAGTGTTTGCCCCCTCGATCAGCGATGACATCGCTGCGGCAAGTACCTGGCCTTTCTTCCCCTGGCACGAGATTGCACGCTGGGGCGCGCTGCTGAACGCAAAAGGTAAAGGGGATGCCTTCGGCCTGCTGGTACCCCAGGTGATGGCCGCGGTGGATTTTCTCCAGGCTCAGCCCCAGGTAGCGCATGACAAAATCGCGTTGATGGGTTGGGCGGAAGGGGCGACCCTCGCGGGAGTTACATCCGCGCTGGATGACCGCATTGCAGCCACGATCTGGTTGGATCCGCTCCTGGATCAAAAGGCTCTGTATGCAAACCCTGACCAAGTGAGCTATGGGTCTGCGGTCAGCTTACTTGGTTGCTCTTTTGGCCAGGCCGAGCTTGCTGCATTGATCGCGCCACGGCCACTGTTGTCCTCCTACTCGCCCGCTGATCCGCGTTTTGCTCGTCAGTCAGTATTTGTATCGCAGTCAGTTCATGACCGAATTGCGCAGGTGCATCAAAGCCTGGGCGCTACTCTTTGGTTCAACGAAAGAAAAGCGACACGCAAACAGCAGCGGCGGTCCAGGTTCCAATCCAGTGGTTGGGGCAGGTCTTCCAGTATGCAGGCAGGCCACTGCCGACCCAGGTGGCCGCGCCGCCGCCGCCAGCCAATTGGCCCTATCCACAGCAAGCTTACGACGCGCAGCGAGCAGAGATCGCCACATATCTAG
- a CDS encoding N-acetyltransferase yields the protein MSDKPYFVHPSAYVDEPCEIGAGTKIWHFCHVMAGARIGERCILGQNVLVANDVVIGNNVKIQNNVSLYTGVELEDDVFCGPSCVFTNVINPRSQILRHSQYQRTLVRRGATIGANATIVCGATIGRYAFIGAGAVVRGDVPDYALMLGVPARRQGWMSRHGYRLPKPDADGMMACPESGWRYKEVEPGALRCLDWSDDRPLP from the coding sequence GTGTCTGACAAACCCTACTTTGTTCATCCAAGCGCCTATGTGGACGAGCCGTGCGAGATCGGCGCCGGAACCAAGATCTGGCATTTTTGTCATGTCATGGCCGGGGCCAGGATCGGTGAGCGTTGCATCCTGGGGCAAAACGTGCTTGTGGCTAACGATGTGGTGATTGGTAACAACGTCAAGATTCAGAACAACGTCTCGCTCTACACCGGCGTTGAGTTGGAAGACGACGTGTTCTGCGGCCCCTCGTGCGTGTTCACGAACGTCATCAATCCCCGTTCGCAGATTCTCCGCCACAGCCAGTATCAACGCACGTTGGTGCGACGCGGCGCCACGATTGGCGCCAACGCAACTATTGTGTGCGGCGCAACGATCGGGCGCTACGCGTTCATCGGCGCGGGCGCGGTGGTGCGGGGGGACGTGCCCGATTACGCGTTGATGCTGGGGGTGCCGGCGCGCCGGCAGGGATGGATGAGCCGCCATGGGTACCGCTTGCCGAAACCGGACGCCGATGGTATGATGGCCTGCCCGGAGAGCGGCTGGCGCTACAAGGAGGTTGAACCGGGCGCGTTGCGATGCCTGGATTGGTCGGACGATCGGCCACTACCCTAA
- a CDS encoding Gfo/Idh/MocA family oxidoreductase, with the protein MRNSEANIAVIGCGYWGKNLVRNFAQLGALSLVCDVTEAGRQNAKKLVSDIPVLSDPLQVWDTDIAGVVIATPAETHYEVVRQALEANKDVLVEKPLALTYEQGVELVRLAERQRRIFMVGHVLEYHPAIVRMLELVQDGELGKVRYIYSNRLSLGKIRREENILWSFAPHDIAIILRLMGDMPFEVVACGGSYVQPNIADVTITNLLFDNGVRAHIFVSWLHPFKEQRLVVVGSRKMASFDDVAKKLVLYDQHVDILNGEPVPVKGDGHEVPYPADEPLRLECQAFLDAIVTRRAPLTDGLSGVRVLKVLQAAQRSLVTNGEPVSLAIEAFA; encoded by the coding sequence ATGCGTAACTCGGAAGCAAACATCGCAGTGATTGGCTGCGGCTACTGGGGCAAGAACCTGGTGCGCAACTTTGCACAACTGGGCGCATTGAGCCTTGTTTGTGACGTGACTGAGGCTGGACGCCAAAATGCAAAAAAGCTGGTGTCTGATATCCCTGTGCTCTCCGATCCGCTCCAGGTTTGGGATACGGACATAGCTGGGGTGGTCATTGCAACGCCGGCCGAGACGCATTACGAAGTGGTTCGGCAAGCCTTGGAGGCAAACAAGGATGTGTTGGTGGAGAAGCCACTGGCGCTGACCTATGAGCAAGGCGTTGAACTGGTGCGACTGGCGGAGCGACAGAGACGCATCTTCATGGTGGGCCATGTGTTGGAATACCACCCAGCAATAGTACGCATGCTGGAGTTGGTGCAGGACGGCGAGCTGGGCAAGGTACGCTACATCTACTCCAACCGCCTGAGCTTGGGCAAGATCCGCCGTGAAGAGAATATCCTTTGGAGCTTCGCGCCGCATGACATCGCGATCATTTTGCGGCTGATGGGCGACATGCCATTCGAGGTAGTCGCATGCGGCGGCAGCTACGTCCAGCCCAATATCGCCGACGTGACGATCACCAACTTGCTGTTCGATAATGGGGTGCGGGCGCACATCTTCGTTTCATGGCTCCACCCCTTCAAAGAGCAGAGGCTTGTAGTGGTCGGATCGCGCAAGATGGCAAGTTTTGACGATGTCGCTAAGAAGCTGGTGCTTTACGACCAACATGTGGACATTCTCAACGGCGAGCCTGTTCCGGTCAAAGGTGATGGACATGAAGTGCCCTATCCGGCTGATGAGCCGTTGCGTTTGGAGTGTCAGGCATTCCTGGACGCGATCGTCACCCGGCGGGCGCCGTTGACGGACGGGCTGAGCGGGGTGCGAGTGTTGAAGGTGCTCCAGGCGGCTCAACGTTCCCTGGTGACCAATGGCGAGCCGGTCAGTCTGGCAATTGAGGCGTTCGCATAA
- a CDS encoding nucleotide sugar dehydrogenase: MIKPRFIERIVPVSSTQAAEMVKLLENTFRAVNIALVNEIAVMCDKLGLDPWEVIEAAATKPYGFMKFTPGPGVGGHCIPLDPFYLSWKMKTLNYNARFIQLAGEINSDMPRYWVAKVVDALNEAGKPLKGSNVLVLGVAYKKDIDDVRESPALDVIELLRQRGADVHYHDPYVPIIRYNGFAMAGEPDLDTALTAADCAVIVTDHSSYDWPAIYRQVRLIVDTRHTVGNGGLVGESAECVTRKQTSQ, translated from the coding sequence ATGATCAAACCGCGGTTCATCGAGCGGATCGTGCCGGTGTCGTCCACCCAGGCGGCGGAGATGGTGAAGCTGCTGGAGAACACCTTCCGGGCGGTGAACATCGCGCTGGTGAACGAGATCGCGGTGATGTGCGACAAGCTGGGGCTGGATCCCTGGGAAGTGATCGAGGCGGCCGCGACCAAGCCCTACGGTTTCATGAAGTTCACGCCGGGGCCGGGGGTGGGCGGGCACTGCATCCCGCTGGATCCGTTCTATCTGTCGTGGAAGATGAAGACGCTGAACTACAACGCCCGCTTCATCCAGTTGGCCGGCGAGATCAACAGCGACATGCCGCGCTACTGGGTGGCGAAGGTGGTGGATGCGCTGAACGAGGCCGGCAAGCCGCTCAAGGGCAGCAATGTGCTGGTGCTGGGGGTGGCGTATAAGAAGGACATTGACGACGTGCGCGAGTCGCCGGCGCTGGACGTGATCGAGCTGCTGCGGCAGCGGGGCGCCGATGTGCATTACCATGATCCCTACGTGCCGATCATCCGGTATAACGGCTTCGCGATGGCCGGCGAGCCCGACCTGGACACGGCGTTGACTGCGGCGGACTGCGCAGTGATCGTCACCGATCATTCGAGTTACGATTGGCCGGCGATCTACCGACAGGTGCGATTGATTGTGGATACGCGGCACACCGTGGGCAATGGCGGTCTTGTGGGAGAATCAGCCGAATGCGTAACTCGGAAGCAAACATCGCAGTGA
- a CDS encoding putative toxin-antitoxin system toxin component, PIN family has protein sequence MIGAGRAGRFTVVSSLPLLEELLEVLRRPRIMKVRQTTVDDAEAYVRGVAAVARLVPVSGMLHLCRDPDDDWVLETAVAGGATHVVSRDEDVT, from the coding sequence TTGATTGGCGCTGGGAGAGCCGGACGTTTCACGGTCGTCAGTTCTTTGCCGCTCTTGGAGGAGTTGTTGGAAGTACTGCGCCGCCCGCGGATTATGAAGGTGCGCCAGACCACGGTGGATGACGCTGAAGCCTACGTGCGCGGTGTGGCCGCTGTGGCCCGGTTGGTTCCGGTTTCAGGCATGTTGCACCTGTGTCGCGATCCTGACGACGATTGGGTGTTGGAGACGGCGGTGGCTGGCGGAGCGACCCACGTGGTCAGCCGCGATGAGGATGTGACGTGA
- a CDS encoding type II toxin-antitoxin system mRNA interferase toxin, RelE/StbE family, with protein sequence MRALIWSPHFTRTLRRTIRQNPQLHQLVGITLRQLADDPFHPSLHSHKLKGSLAGAWACTVDYDNRILFEFVADPSSEENAIHLLALGTHDEVY encoded by the coding sequence GTGAGAGCGCTGATCTGGAGTCCGCATTTCACTCGAACGTTGCGCCGAACGATCCGCCAGAATCCTCAGCTACACCAGTTGGTCGGGATCACCCTTCGCCAGCTTGCCGATGATCCATTCCATCCCTCGCTACACAGCCATAAGCTGAAGGGTAGCCTGGCAGGAGCATGGGCATGCACGGTTGACTACGACAATCGTATTCTCTTTGAATTCGTAGCCGATCCCAGCTCTGAGGAGAACGCGATCCATCTTCTCGCTTTGGGCACACACGATGAAGTCTACTGA
- a CDS encoding NAD-dependent epimerase/dehydratase family protein — protein sequence MSGATRLRTGFDLQTSYVIPALIRSLKRIFDKCVEAVERGDPEIVAWGDGSPTREFLYVADAAEGILLAAERYNDSLPVNLGSAFEISIKDLTETIARLCGFHGRIVWDTTKPNGQPRRKLDTSRAKMVFGFEATTPFEDGLRRTIEWYQSTR from the coding sequence ATTTCTGGAGCAACAAGGTTGAGGACAGGCTTCGATCTGCAGACCTCGTACGTGATCCCGGCGCTGATTCGCTCTCTGAAGAGGATCTTCGACAAATGCGTCGAGGCGGTGGAACGGGGCGATCCGGAGATCGTGGCCTGGGGCGACGGCTCGCCGACGCGGGAGTTTTTGTACGTGGCAGACGCGGCCGAAGGGATCCTGCTGGCGGCGGAGCGCTACAACGACAGCCTGCCGGTGAACCTGGGCAGTGCGTTCGAGATCAGCATCAAGGACCTGACCGAGACGATTGCACGCCTGTGCGGATTTCATGGTAGAATCGTTTGGGATACGACGAAGCCGAACGGCCAGCCGCGACGGAAGCTGGATACCAGCCGGGCGAAGATGGTGTTCGGGTTTGAGGCGACGACCCCTTTTGAAGACGGGCTGCGGCGGACGATTGAATGGTACCAGAGCACTCGATGA